The Canis lupus baileyi chromosome 11, mCanLup2.hap1, whole genome shotgun sequence genome includes a window with the following:
- the LOC140642147 gene encoding LOW QUALITY PROTEIN: U1 small nuclear ribonucleoprotein C-like (The sequence of the model RefSeq protein was modified relative to this genomic sequence to represent the inferred CDS: substituted 1 base at 1 genomic stop codon) yields MPKFYCDDCDTYLTPNSPSVRKTLQWXKRHKENVKDYYQKWMEEQAQSPIDKTITAFQQGKVPLTPFSAPLLAGAMTPPPFSLLGPPRPGIMPAPPHTGGSMMSPPPPEMMPVGHPPEMRPPMGGHMPMMPGPLMMRPPARPIMVPTQPGMTRPDR; encoded by the coding sequence ATGCCTAAATTTTATTGTGACGACTGCGACACATACCTCACCCCTAACTCTCCATCTGTGAGAAAGACACTGCAGTGGtagaaaagacacaaagagaatgTGAAAGACTACTATCAGAAATGGATGGAAGAGCAGGCTCAGAGCCCGATCGACAAAACAATCACAGCATTTCAACAGGGAAAGGTACCTCTTACTCCATTCTCTGCTCCCCTTCTTGCAGGGGCAATGACCCCACCTCCCTTCAGTCTCCTGGGTCCTCCTCGCCCTGGTATTATGCCAGCCCCCCCCCATACGGGAGGCTCAATGATGAGCCCTCCACCTCCTGAGATGATGCCAGTGGGACATCCTCCTGAAATGAGGCCACCTATGGGAGGCCACATGCCAATGATGCCTGGGCCCCTAATGATGAGACCTCCTGCCCGTCCCATAATGGTGCCCACTCAGCCAGGAATGACTCGACCAGACAGATAA